Proteins encoded in a region of the Zunongwangia endophytica genome:
- a CDS encoding PIN domain-containing protein, whose product MKELFPGYSRKTESDIKNIWKSGIIAFDANVLLNLYRYSNETKNTILHLISKFSQQIFLPYQSALEYNRNRYEVIAEQEKAYKEFLGKITQIQKDLQTTNKPPFLSQKVDEDLNTVFENVNSEVEVSIKKYCDYLKEDPVYDEISNLFKGKISEKYNQEKLEEVFKEGESRYKNKIPPGYEDEKTKKDNRKYGDLVLWNQIIDIAKTQKKNVILITDERKIDWWWKIKDGRNMGPRQELVEEIYEKSGMEFHMYSSEKFLSYGQTFLKEQINKQALNEIMAMKKAEMEEIKKIEIHKKNRLKKLNFIKNEIVNSQEQLDELNYVIRNMDDDLDNYSQQNIAKYYEGEKMDKEIPEHYRIMMEHKKEMETEREMLQKRLSKLKHNYINYKRNN is encoded by the coding sequence ATGAAAGAATTATTTCCCGGTTATTCAAGGAAAACAGAATCTGATATAAAGAATATTTGGAAATCAGGAATCATTGCCTTTGATGCAAATGTATTATTAAACCTTTATAGGTATTCTAACGAAACCAAAAACACAATTCTTCACTTAATTTCAAAGTTTTCACAACAAATCTTTTTACCTTATCAGTCAGCTTTAGAGTATAATAGAAATAGATACGAAGTAATTGCAGAACAAGAAAAAGCATACAAAGAGTTCTTAGGAAAAATAACGCAAATTCAAAAGGATTTGCAAACAACAAATAAGCCACCTTTCTTATCACAAAAGGTCGATGAAGATTTGAATACGGTTTTTGAAAATGTTAACTCTGAAGTAGAAGTAAGTATTAAAAAGTACTGTGATTATCTAAAAGAAGACCCTGTTTACGATGAGATTTCAAATCTTTTCAAAGGGAAGATATCTGAGAAATATAATCAGGAAAAGTTAGAGGAAGTATTTAAAGAAGGTGAAAGTCGATATAAAAATAAGATACCACCTGGTTACGAAGATGAAAAAACTAAAAAGGACAACAGAAAATACGGAGATTTAGTTTTATGGAATCAAATTATAGATATTGCAAAAACTCAAAAGAAAAACGTCATTTTAATTACTGATGAAAGAAAAATTGATTGGTGGTGGAAAATTAAAGATGGTCGAAATATGGGACCAAGACAGGAATTAGTAGAGGAAATTTATGAAAAATCTGGTATGGAATTTCATATGTATTCATCAGAAAAATTCTTAAGCTATGGACAAACATTTCTAAAAGAACAAATAAATAAACAAGCTTTAAACGAAATTATGGCTATGAAAAAAGCCGAAATGGAAGAAATTAAAAAGATTGAAATTCATAAAAAAAATCGTTTAAAAAAGTTGAACTTCATTAAAAACGAAATTGTCAACAGTCAAGAACAATTAGACGAATTAAACTATGTGATTAGAAATATGGATGATGATTTGGATAACTATTCTCAACAAAATATTGCGAAATATTATGAAGGAGAGAAAATGGACAAGGAAATACCCGAGCATTACAGAATAATGATGGAACATAAAAAAGAAATGGAGACAGAAAGAGAAATGTTACAGAAAAGATTAAGTAAACTAAAACATAATTATATTAACTACAAAAGGAATAATTAA
- a CDS encoding HEAT repeat domain-containing protein has product MEIWQYIEILRRPNKTWFFSKDNTEEKINALIKIANEGYSNLICSLTEFLKDDNNEIRETTSKTITHLFKKIDSKKGYYNTLKHCGISKSDIDFYEANFPKDQYVELLAISSLNGSGYVREKAVKKLSQIDSSRAIQFLIYRLADWVLPVRQAALNGINNYKTTNYIDSLIDNLPIFEWLQKVERTNLSGVYQDIIKFIASTNRVYVIENFKKYPDKIRLLLAKHISISLTQKSAELKLLLNDKHFLIRNLAIEHFEMLGESEIDQLLNDKSAKIRLQTLYCLKDQSEFKTIVKGFLADSSATIRNFARFTLKHSNIDFAKFYNDNLQENKQVIGSLSGLAETEGKQYLEIVKSYLKDKKIKIKKTAFLALCKLDEECAYDFAFANLDSQYIGLRNVIIEFLSHIPRQEILTKAKTIYETGNYELKKSMLKLFNKVGGWTAIPDLMIGTIDENENIRQLAFGYLQIWRTRAVRLFSTPKQGEVERAKQIFSFVNETHEDKQYFKTNPVSGLDFYFK; this is encoded by the coding sequence ATGGAAATTTGGCAATACATAGAAATTTTAAGACGACCTAACAAGACTTGGTTTTTCTCAAAGGACAACACAGAAGAGAAAATTAACGCCTTGATTAAAATTGCCAATGAAGGTTATTCAAATCTTATTTGCAGCTTGACAGAGTTTCTGAAAGACGACAACAATGAAATAAGAGAAACCACTTCCAAGACAATTACTCACCTATTTAAAAAGATTGACAGCAAAAAAGGATATTACAACACTCTTAAACATTGTGGAATTTCAAAAAGTGATATTGACTTTTATGAAGCAAATTTCCCAAAGGACCAATATGTAGAATTATTAGCAATTAGTTCATTAAATGGAAGTGGGTACGTTAGAGAAAAAGCAGTTAAAAAACTTTCACAGATTGATAGTTCAAGAGCTATTCAATTTTTAATCTATCGCTTAGCTGATTGGGTTTTGCCGGTTCGACAAGCTGCACTAAACGGCATTAACAACTACAAAACAACCAATTACATTGACAGCTTAATTGATAATTTGCCAATTTTTGAGTGGCTACAAAAAGTCGAACGGACGAACTTAAGTGGTGTTTATCAAGATATTATTAAGTTCATAGCTTCGACAAACAGAGTATATGTCATTGAAAATTTCAAAAAATATCCAGACAAAATAAGGTTGCTTTTAGCAAAACATATTTCAATTTCTCTGACCCAAAAATCAGCAGAACTGAAACTTTTACTAAACGATAAACATTTTTTAATTAGAAACTTAGCCATTGAGCATTTTGAAATGCTTGGTGAAAGTGAAATCGACCAATTACTCAATGACAAGTCTGCAAAAATTCGACTACAAACACTTTACTGTCTTAAGGACCAAAGCGAATTTAAAACAATAGTAAAGGGATTTTTAGCGGACAGTTCCGCGACAATAAGAAATTTTGCAAGGTTCACGCTTAAACATTCAAACATTGACTTCGCCAAATTTTACAATGACAACTTACAAGAAAACAAACAAGTCATTGGGTCATTAAGCGGACTTGCTGAAACTGAAGGTAAACAGTATTTGGAAATAGTTAAGTCATATCTGAAAGACAAAAAAATAAAAATTAAAAAGACAGCATTTTTGGCTCTTTGCAAACTTGACGAAGAATGTGCTTATGACTTTGCTTTTGCCAATCTTGACAGCCAATACATTGGACTTAGAAACGTAATCATTGAATTTTTATCCCACATTCCGCGACAAGAAATTTTGACAAAGGCAAAAACCATTTACGAAACAGGTAACTATGAATTAAAAAAGTCAATGCTAAAACTCTTTAACAAAGTTGGTGGTTGGACAGCAATTCCTGATTTAATGATTGGAACAATTGATGAAAACGAGAACATTAGACAATTGGCGTTTGGCTATTTGCAAATTTGGAGAACTAGAGCAGTAAGACTATTCTCAACACCAAAACAAGGGGAAGTTGAAAGAGCAAAACAGATTTTCAGCTTTGTAAACGAGACCCACGAAGACAAACAATATTTTAAAACAAACCCAGTAAGTGGACTTGACTTTTACTTCAAATAA
- a CDS encoding XAC2610-related protein, which produces MKIQLLLLMILTSISGNSQSSYSGNLGKYNITLIMYHYKDGDSRAYYVYDKFDTPITINGRLEDGELKLLEKDYSEKKSAILIFKDFKESDKTIKGKWISIDGSKTYPISLKKDFEIDYGNNVEWKTRELIQSNTTEEHYFKTIITKEKGQLYGRISGVKIFEKKSDKLIQTIELDCQLFGIDNVSVGDYNFDGIEDFSVFEASYAGPNTSSIYILRDPNSNQYIKSNFSGTSLEFDNESKLIYEHNQCCAGRSHRNATYKVDDNEMVLIEEECLDYDEKQKDFIEVECE; this is translated from the coding sequence ATGAAAATACAACTTTTATTATTAATGATACTAACTTCAATTTCTGGAAATAGTCAATCTAGCTATTCTGGTAATTTAGGAAAGTATAACATAACATTAATAATGTATCATTACAAAGATGGCGATTCACGTGCTTACTATGTTTATGACAAATTTGATACTCCAATTACAATTAATGGTAGATTAGAAGATGGAGAATTAAAACTTTTAGAAAAAGATTATTCCGAAAAAAAATCTGCCATTTTGATTTTTAAAGATTTCAAAGAAAGTGATAAAACCATTAAAGGAAAATGGATTAGTATTGATGGATCTAAAACTTATCCAATTTCATTAAAAAAAGATTTTGAAATTGATTATGGTAATAATGTTGAATGGAAAACTAGGGAACTTATTCAATCAAACACTACAGAGGAACATTATTTCAAAACGATAATCACAAAAGAAAAAGGACAACTCTATGGAAGAATTTCTGGTGTGAAAATATTTGAAAAAAAGTCAGACAAACTAATACAAACTATAGAATTAGATTGCCAACTGTTCGGAATTGATAACGTGAGTGTTGGAGATTACAACTTTGACGGTATTGAAGATTTTTCCGTTTTTGAGGCCAGTTATGCTGGACCAAATACCTCGAGTATTTACATCTTAAGGGACCCAAATTCAAACCAGTATATAAAAAGTAATTTTAGCGGGACTTCTTTAGAATTTGATAATGAATCAAAACTCATTTACGAACATAATCAATGTTGTGCTGGTAGAAGTCATAGGAACGCTACTTATAAAGTGGACGATAATGAAATGGTTTTAATAGAAGAAGAATGCCTTGATTATGATGAAAAGCAAAAAGATTTTATTGAAGTTGAATGTGAATAA
- a CDS encoding SLATT domain-containing protein, protein MDESLRRMLLDWMRKIHQLEYAHCYQSIFWSTFEKWIGISAFIISTIVAFSYRFPKIHIPWVQDYLFPFILLIVAILTGLQTFLKPSEKAENHKRIGFNYEKMRHSIELILNTNMTNENRTQEIEIIKNEWADLKSVYVSNRKFKKGKKTVKDLKKYPEELSFLETIEE, encoded by the coding sequence ATGGATGAGAGCCTAAGAAGAATGTTATTAGATTGGATGAGAAAAATTCATCAGTTAGAATACGCTCATTGTTATCAATCAATATTTTGGTCAACTTTTGAAAAATGGATTGGGATTAGTGCTTTTATAATTTCAACTATTGTAGCGTTTTCTTATCGATTTCCAAAGATTCATATTCCTTGGGTTCAAGATTATTTATTTCCATTTATCTTATTAATTGTGGCAATTTTAACTGGTCTTCAAACATTTTTAAAACCAAGTGAAAAAGCGGAAAATCATAAACGCATAGGTTTCAATTATGAGAAAATGAGACATAGTATTGAGTTAATTTTAAATACTAATATGACAAATGAAAATAGAACTCAAGAAATAGAAATAATAAAAAACGAATGGGCTGATTTAAAATCCGTTTACGTAAGTAATCGAAAATTTAAAAAGGGTAAGAAAACCGTCAAAGATTTGAAAAAATATCCAGAAGAATTAAGTTTTTTAGAAACTATTGAGGAATAA